The Stegostoma tigrinum isolate sSteTig4 chromosome 40, sSteTig4.hap1, whole genome shotgun sequence genome contains the following window.
gctccacaccttgtgttatctccagcatctgcagttcttgctatctccgagtgACTCATAACCTCACTTGCCTGTTCTTGGCCCAGATGCCTCTAAAACCTTTTCCATCCACGTACCTGCCTCAAATGACTTCTAAATAGTGTCACTGTTCCAGCATCTACCGTGTCTCCCAGCAGTTTATTTGTTTGGTATTGCTGTACCTGAAGCAGGATCCCCAATTAGTTCTTTCCTGTCCTAATTGACTCTGAAAATCATGCTGACATCTGGCAAGCCCCCAGCCTGATTTATTCGTTGAAAGCCCAGGCAACCTCTCTAGCCTTTCCGCTAGGACATCAGGCCTGGTGGCGCCAATCCCAATGCTGCAGTGCCCTCCTGTCCCAAcgctgatgccagtgccccaagAAATCAAACCCCTCTTTCCTGCACCATGCACTTTTGTCTGTAATTTGCTCCTCATCGTGCCTATTTGCGTGCGGCTCCGGCAATAATCTGGAAATTATAATCCTCAAGGTTCTGTTCATTAATTCCCAGAAAAGATCTCTTGCTTACCCTTGTCAATGTTATTGGTCCTAACTGGGACCATAATAACCGGATTCTCCTTCTCATCTCACTTCAGCCTTAAATGAGACACAGCCTACATCCTTGTGAACATGACTCTTCCCGGTTCTGGGCTCCCCCCGACCCCAGTCATCGGGAACACCCTTCCTGTCTAGTCCCGGTTGGAATTTCCTACATTTCTATGAGGCACCACCCCCCCATTCTAAACTCTAGGGAATgcaatcctaactgatccagtccctCTTCACACGTCAGTCCCAGGAATCAGAATGGGAAACCCTCGCTGCACTTCCTCCATCGCCAGGACAAccttcctcagatgaggagacacAAGGCATCTACTCAATATTTCAGGGGTGTGGTCTCACCCAGTCCAAATACAGccagacatccctgctcctgaagTCAAATTCGCTCTCTGCACAAACGCCAACATTGCACAATACTAAAACGGGCAAACTCCCGGCCAGCTACCACTTATCCGTGCAGCCTTACCTCGTCGAATGACCGGTGTGGCTTGATCACCATCTGCGACTGGTAAGCGGTAACCCGTACATAGTTTGGGCTCTCTGGGACATCCGGGTGTTCGACAGCCCTGGGCACAGGGAACTACACATGAGGACAAAcgcagtgcagaaggagacccCAATCTCCCCCAGTTAGCCCCTTCACTCCCCTTTATCCGCTGAGTCAAAACAGATCCACCTAACCCCATTCCCCAACCTCCCACCACTCCAAAGTAAGTAGACGTAGACAGCGCAGCAAAGGGGTGAAGAGGGTATTGGTCACATCCTCACCTTGACACCAACACCATCAGATTGTGTTTTTGGTCCACGTGGTAGCGTCGGATGTAGAGGTAGTCTCTCGAGTAAAGGGGGTACTGAAAAACGGAGATAAACATAGGATTTAAAAAGCTCTCTCCAGACTCTGCTGCTTTAAGACCCTTTCCATTTACACCGACCATCACAGCCCAGGACAAATGCTGTGCTTTCTCTCAGAGCGACCTTAATCACGAGCTGCAAGCCGTATTTGACAGTGAGGCTTGTTGAATAATCTGAATCAGCCAAAAAGTTAGCGGGGCACCCACCATTTCCACTGCATATTTTACTCAAAGCTCATGTTTCTTTTGTTGATATCAGGAATTTCAGCAGACTGCTCTGACGTAATGTGAGGCAGcacctatcaacatcctgggggttactattcaccagaaactcaaccagactcaccacataaacacagcggctacaggaGTGGGTCAggagctgggaatcctgcagtgagtagctCCCCTCctgactacccccccccccccccccaaagcctgtcccaccatcgacaagtcAGGAGGGCGATGGAATTGTCCCCACTTGCCCCGGATGgcggcagctccaacaacactcgagaagcttgacaccatccagggacaAAACAGCACCCCCGCCccgcccccaaccccacctcgactgaccccacatccacaaacatcccacaccccaccaccaccaacgctcagtcgcagcagtgtgtactgtctacaagatgccctgcagcgaCTCACCGAagcccctcaggcagcaccttccaaacccaccacccacttccatccagaaggacaaggggcagcaggtacatgggaacaccgcccccccccccccccccccacaagctcaccctccgagcccctcaccgtccccgacttgggaaatatattggccattccttcagcgtcgctgggtcagaatcctgggacCCCTTCCCTGAGGGCACCGTGTGGGGGTCCCTACGCCACAcgggactgcagcagctcaccccCCACCTTCTCCCACGTCCATGGacgattaaaaaaaagagaagcaagTGTGTGTGTCTTTTCGTGTTGTCCTGGAAAGTTAGCCCGAATTAGCTTTTAGTGAGCTGAGTGCGAATGCCAGCTTGCGGTTGGCAGGAACCTGCTGGCAGTGCCAGCAGGAGAAGCAGGCCACTGCatggggaggggcggggggacTGCTCTCAGCGTTGTGGGCGAATCTGTCCGAGAGTGGGCACACAGAATGACAGTGCTGTCGGTGGGCGAGGTGGGGGGAATACTGCCAGCAGTCACGGAGTGAGGGCACACTTACCGGAAAATGCGTGACCCAGTGAACAATCTCCGATCCGGAGAGCTCATCCTGCTCGATGACTTCCAGCTTGATGACCAGCTCGTCCCATTTCTTCCTGTATTCTGTGTCGAGCTGCAGAGAGAGATCTCCTGTCAGGTGGCACACCACAAAGGAGGGatttggttgggggtgggggtgtaccCATTCCCATCAATGGcaagagatggggtggggggtgagggtgtACCCATTCCCATCAATGGCAAGAGAcggggtggtgggggttggtcgaCGAGCTCTTTAGTGTGGGGCACCGGATACAACCCGTGCCAAGGGAGCAAGGGTTACAGATGTCAAGGTTCAGCAAGACATCTCCAGGCAGCAGGGGCCCCTCATCAGAAGCTgggttcccccccaccccctttattcattaatgggatgggcagcattgattgcccatccttaattatccAGAGAgtagctcagagtcaaccacattgctgtgcgtctggagtcacatgtaggcccagaccaggtaaggatggcactttccttccctaaagggcattagtgaatcaggtgggtttttcctggaAATTGGGAATgcgttcatggtcatcattagattcttaattccagatatttttattgtaaTCAAATTCCGTCTGCCGGGGGGTGGGGTTcgaaccccagaacattatctgggtctccaggttaacagtccagcgctAATACCACTAGCCGTCGCTTGTCCCCTGGGTGAGGGGGTGGCTGTGGGAGCGCATGTTGGatttgaggtgggggggggtaaGAAGTACAGCCAAGGCTGCGCCCCCGCGGGCAGGCAGGGAAGACGTTAcagaaggggagggggggaaagagaaagcaaaagCATCGGTCAGCGTCAGAGCCCGGACACCTTCCAGGCCTGCAAAGCGAGTCAGGAGACTAGCAAGGGCATTGACCGTGATGCCCGCCACGCCCAGAAATCTTGGCATTCTCCCGGTTGGATGGCAAGGGGCTGAGAAGGTAGAAAATGCACTTTGTACTTGACAGACTGCATTTCAGAGGCAGTCGACGTGAGGAGCGAGGTGGGCAGGCAGTCGGACACGGGCAGCGCAAACAGAGCAGGCTGGAACTTTCACACACTCTGGTACAGGGTTAACACACCGAGCCGCTACGTGAACTGCCACACGGGTCCGATCCCAAAGCTGTACCTGCACATTGAAGAACTGCCGAGGCGTGACATCCGTGTACGTTCCGAACACTGCGGGGACGACAGGGAACGAGAGAATTAAGAGGCGCCAACGAAACAGAGATCAACGACCCTCAAGAAGCTCGACTACATCCAGGAGAAAGCTTggctggcaccacatccacacaccgccatctccccccacccctccacaagCTCCATGTGTACTGTCTACAACTACAGAAATTCCCCAAAAGCTCTTTTCAAAGtccccacacaccatccccaacacctcGTACCAAAATGCCAGGTTGAATGTTTTCTGCTCAGGCTAAGGCGCCCTGAcctgggggggtggtgggggggggggtcacaggTCAGATGAGTTGGCACCACGGGAGACTCTCACCTCGGTACTGGTAGAGGTGGCTGCTCGGAATGGGCCTGCGCCAGAGCCGGAAGCTGGGTCTGTCCATCACCAGCTCCCACGTGCTGTCCCGTTGCTGCTTGTGCTCGCATTCCGCCCGCTCCTGGCTCCTGGGTTTCTCCACAGTTGGTGGGTCCAGGCTTCTGAAGTCGCTCAGGCACCTGCGACAAAGGGACAGTCAGACAGTCAGAAAAAGGAGGGCTCAGCGCGGGGCACAGCTACCCCGTGGAACGGCCTTTCGAGCAGAGGTAACTGCCTGAAACCTTCACACCACCTTTCTCTCAGTTGTTCACGGCCATCAGTTTATCACTCTTTTGGCACAAAGTCTACCACATCGCTGGCAGTAGTAGGCCAGACCGGggaaaggactgcagatttccttctgccTTCCCTCCCCAGGGGGACATCAGTGAACTTTACAGGACACGGTCACACAAATCACAAGAATCCAAATTTTTACCATCTGGCACGGTCTGATTCAAACTCAACGCCCCTTTCTCCCCACCGAAAACAGCAACAAAGTCTGGAAAATACCAGCGCTAACCCTTCGTTGGCTCAATCCCTCCGCGCTAGCTGCGTCCAAACCTGCAGTTAACCATCCACCCCACTCTCTAGCTGCCCTTTTGAGTTTGCTGCCTCAATGGAACCACGTACAAGTGAGACAATGCCGTAACTTTAAGCGGcatgttttgtcctggtttcttttggagggagagagaatggggaACAGGCTGCCTACGAGAAGACaaacaacttgtgaagccttctcgtgtgtttttaaaaaggctgcaacaatagaagcagcctgaatgggtgtagtCAAGTTCCCACCCATAGAATCAGGGATTTTTAAGCTTGTAGATTTCAGTAGCAGTTGCCATTAGGGTCTTGAAGGGGAACCTTCCACCACCAGTCTCTCCACTACAACCAAAAACAGGTGGGGGTTCTCTTCCTGGGCTGCTGGATTATAAGGCAGAATCTGTTTTccgaatttgtctttgccaagggtgtgtttatgggatattactatattgaAACAATTACTGTTTGGTATTAAAATGATTTATTATTCTGTAAAGTTTTCCAGTAACATTAAGTCCTTCCAAATTCCTCTTTTGTTTGTTGTATCTTAACTGTAGTCATGGACTCAGAGTCAGATAgcccggaaacagacccttcagtcaacgAGTCTATGCTAAACATTATCttaaattaaactagccccacctgcccgctccaggcccatatccctgcaaaccttccctttccatgtacttatccaaatgtcttttaaaatgttgtaactgtacccgcccccaccacttcctctctgACGGGCCATTCCACACGCAAGCCAACCTGTGTAAACAATGcgccctcatgtcttttaaaatctcctctcatGCCCCCCCACCTTGTCTTGATAACCCCCATCCTAGGGTAAAAAAACACTACTACCATTCACCCTACCTCTACCCCTTTTTGTGATTTTATCAACTCCTGAAAGgtgacctctcaacctcctatgctccagtgaaaaacgtcccagcctatccagccagcctttataactcaaacccccccattcccggcaacatcccggtaaagctcttctgaaccctctccaatttaataacatccttcctataacagggggaccagaactgggcacagtgctccagaaggggcctcaccaacgtccctgtacaacctacacagtgtttgaataaatgctgttttgcttaaagccaacaAATTAAATACGATGGTTATAAGACTATAACACCATGAGAAacgggagcaggagtaggcctatGCACTTGAGGGCCTATGCACTTGACCTGGCTTCACATTTTGAGCGTCTCGAATAGGTCACTCTTAATGCTGCTccttcagctctctccctccctgggtACGAATGAAAAAACAGGCAAGATGTAAATAGTGTTTCCAACAGACATTCCTCCCTCAAGATTGACTGCCACTTTGCACCAATAGGTCATCATTTTATTTCAAGGAATATTTCAAATTTCTTTCGCTCTGCCTGCTTTAGACAGCTTGGAGGGGAGGGCGGGAGTGAGAAGTCGATTCATGGCTGAGATACAGATTTTTAACCAGGGAGGGAATCAACGATCATTGGGGAAAGGGGAGTGAGAAGATAATCAAATCGGTTagacctgatgggttgaatggcctaattctgttcttcCCAACTCTCCTGTATCTACCTACAGGCACTCACCGCTGCAGCTCCTCATCCTGAATCCTCTCGTTGTCCCACATGAAGACAGCAGCAAAGGCTGCCACCAGCTTGCCGGTGCCCCGGTTCCGGCTGTGGAATTGCCTCCACAGGCTGGAGAGCAGGCTCCGGCGGGACCGCTCCGAGTACAAGTTGTTGTACAGCTGCCCGATCTGCAGGGCCCTCCGCAGCCTCTGCCCGGTCACGTAGCTGCACTGGCTCGCGAAAATTGACACCAGCTTCTGTCGGGCCGTGCCGCCCGAGCCGCCGCAATCCTTCAGCCAGCCCAGCGCCCAGCGCCGCACGTCATCTGCCCACTTTGTCCAGGCCTCTGGCTCGACAACCTTGCGCCAACCCCCAGAACGGCTCGAGAAGCAGGCTGACTGCAGCCACCCAGAGCAACGCCCGCTGAGCTGCGGAGGCTTCGACCGGGCAGAGTGCAAGAGTACGGCCGGTCTCCTCACGGTCAACATGGCATGTGCAGCGAGGCCGATGGTCAGGATTCAGCTTAAGACAGAACGGAAAACAACAAGCCATCAATAAACAACACACCACATCTTTGGCTCGGAATGTGCATCTGCAAAATTTTACCCACGACGGTTACTTTTTCTTTGCAACAACCTGGAGGTCGAACAATGGTGTAGTGTGAATATTTCCCGTTGCAAGTTGTTGCCAGGGTGGTCCTTCACTGAGGCCAAGCCTTTCTGTGCCCTGCTACCAAAGTTCCTCCTCTTACACCCCTCTCTCCATCCAACTACCCTCTCCAAAAGCCCTTCTCCACCTCTCTCCGCGTTTTAGcccctttttttccccccaattcCTCCGCGTTTTGGCCCCTTTTTCTCCCCCCAattccctgtctctgtctgaagGCGCCCTCTAGCTCCCCTGAACCAGGCCCCGGCGCCTGTCAATCACCGCACCCACGTGGGGCAGCGCAGCCCATACCCCCCCCGACCCCGGCCTGATTGGATCGCTCCGAAGAGGTCGCCCTCCCCGATTGGCCGAAGGAGCCGTCAATCAGCGAAAAAACCTCCACCCTCCCCCCGGCCAGGAGCCGGCCAGCCACAGGTCACCGCCCGGACCGGACCGAACTGAGGATTTGAAAGCTACCACTCTTCGTAACCCATACCCTGATAACACAGCGCTTGGTGTCCGGGGAAAGGAGAGCGATTATTGACCTCCAGAAGAAGCGCGAAAGACGAGCCCCAGAACCTGAATAATCCGATAATCAGTGAGGCAGTGTGAGCATGCTCGGAGCGGGTTAGGGAGCAGTGCGGCGTGAGCATGCTCGGAGCGGGTTGGGGAGCAGGGCGGCGTGAGCATGCTCGGAGCGGGTTGGGGAGCAGGGCGGCGTGAGCATGCTCGGAGCGGGTTGGGGAGCAGGGCGGCGTGAGCATGCTCGGAGCGGGTTGGGGAGCAGGGCGGCGTGAGCATGCTCGGAGCGGGTTGGGGAGCAGGGCGGCGTGAGCATGCTCGGAGCGGGTTGGGGAGCAGGGCGGCGTGAGCATGCTCGGAGCGGGTTGGGGAGCAGGGCGGCGTGAGCATGCTCGGAGCGGGTTGGGGAGCAGGGCGGCGTGAGCATGCTCGGAGCGGGTTGGGGAGCAGGGCGGCGTGAGCATGCTGAGAGCGAGCGTAgggagtgcagatgctggagaatccacgttaacaaagtgtggagctggatgaacacaacaggccaagcagcatctcaggagcacaaaagctgacgtttcgggcctagacccttcatcaaagagggggatggggaaggggattctgtaatagggagagagggaggcagatagaagatggatggaggagaaaataggatgagaggagacagacaatttaaagaggtggggatggagccagtaaaggtgagtgcaggtggggaggggataggtcagtccaaggaggacggacacgtcaagggggtgggatgaggctggtaggaaggagatggggataggtgggagaaagaacaggttagggagatggggatgagctgggctggttttgggatggggtagggggaggggagattttgaagcttgtgaagtctgcattgataccattgggctgcagggttcccaagcagaatgagttgctgttcctgcaacctttgggtactacacctgctcctacacctacctactccctactccccaccccatcccaggccccaagaagactttccacatcaagcagatgttcacctgcacatctgctaatgtggtctactgtatcagctgttcctgttgtggcctcctctacatcagggaaaccaagcggagagttggggaccgctttgcggaacaccttgGCTCGGTTCGCactatacaactgcacctcccagttgcaaaccatttcaactacccctctcattcctcagatgacgtccatcctgggcctcctgcagtgccacagtgatgccacccgaaggttgcaggaacagcagctcatatttcactcctctgatgctgcttggcctgctgtgttcaaccagctctacaccttgttatctcagaggcgATGTGAGCACACTCACAGCAGCAGGGAAAGGCAATGTGAGTATGCTCAGAGCGGGGTGAAGGGGCAATGAAGCATGCTCAGAGCAGGGGGTGCTAGTCTGGTAGGGAGAATTTGGGTAGCATAggattggacttgaaatgtaaacTGCGCACAAATGTTGTGTTTCTAGAGCGTGTACTATTTTTATTTCCATGATTTCACTGCCCTCCCCTCTACTGAAACTGTACTGTGTAACTGCAGTAATAAAGTAACTTTAGAATATTAAACTGTGTGAAATACATAGTTACTGTACCCTGTGTTTGTGGTCACCTAGCCTCCACTCTGCAAAATAGAGCTGTAcgcatggtaacagacccttcgacccaacttgtccatgcccacTGGATATccaaattaatctcgtcccatttgccagcttttagcccctatccttctaaacccttccaattcatctacccatccagatcccCTTTGaacgctgtaattgtaccagcctccacgaagtcctctggcagttcattccatacacacaccatgctctgcatgaaaaaatttccCCTCCGgtcccttctaaacctttcacgtctcaccttaaaccaacgCACCATAGGTCTGAACGCCCATACCCTGGATAAAAAGACcaaggctattcaccctatccatgcttctcatgattttataaatctctgtaaagtcagccctcagcctccaacattccggggggaaaatagccccagccaattcagcctctccctacagctcaagcttggcaatgtccttgtaaatcttttctgcactgtttcaagtttcacaacatctacTGTATaccatggagaccagaattgaacacagtattccaaaaagaCCAATAGTgtcacagagatatacaacatggaaacagacccttcattccaacttgtcGATTCTGATCAGGTATACTGAATAAATCGAGTTCCAattgctagcatttggtccatatcccttttaaCATCTCTTTGTCATGTActcggatgccttttaaatgttgtaattgactGATTAATTATcatgtgtaccaaagtacagtgaaaagctttgtttatgaacaATACAGGCAGACCAGAGTAAGCAAGAGTGTACAGattccagaattgaatgcagtattccaaaagtggcaaaATCCTACATGTGTCTTCAGCATGACAGCTTGAACCTCAGTTCAGCACACTTTTCAGCTGTTTTATCATCAGGACAGTGCTAGGAATCTTGATGGGTACTGGTGGGAAAGGGAAGACTAGGAGGCACAAACAAGGCTAGGCAGGAGATGGGAACTACAAGTCCCAGCGTGCATTGCAGCGACGCGCTGAAAGACACCCACACCAGCCAATGAGGACCGGGACGCCTCCGACATCTACCAATAGGAATGAGAAGAGGTGGGCCTGCAAGCCAGACGGGAAGAATGGCGCCGGCGGAGAGGAACACATGGCGAAGGGAGACTCAGTCTTTGTCACC
Protein-coding sequences here:
- the stard7 gene encoding stAR-related lipid transfer protein 7, mitochondrial gives rise to the protein MLTVRRPAVLLHSARSKPPQLSGRCSGWLQSACFSSRSGGWRKVVEPEAWTKWADDVRRWALGWLKDCGGSGGTARQKLVSIFASQCSYVTGQRLRRALQIGQLYNNLYSERSRRSLLSSLWRQFHSRNRGTGKLVAAFAAVFMWDNERIQDEELQRCLSDFRSLDPPTVEKPRSQERAECEHKQQRDSTWELVMDRPSFRLWRRPIPSSHLYQYRVFGTYTDVTPRQFFNVQLDTEYRKKWDELVIKLEVIEQDELSGSEIVHWVTHFPYPLYSRDYLYIRRYHVDQKHNLMVLVSRAVEHPDVPESPNYVRVTAYQSQMVIKPHRSFDEVRLHG